Proteins found in one Panicum hallii strain FIL2 chromosome 4, PHallii_v3.1, whole genome shotgun sequence genomic segment:
- the LOC112890612 gene encoding uncharacterized protein LOC112890612: MPSSASSSSSSSLYIIGARAPDAALDGGDTDDDASGGGALSRPVAERFASSFLTQESLDALCRKYGVPDQFKAILPAGHHRACSPPPPGTVCVYAQALEAGMRVPLHGFFCEVLAHFGVAPSQIAPNGWRVMAGFLVLCHFAGVPPSLAVFRHFFSLCAHKLKGWYWFRGKDSAGALIKGLPLSLKGWKEGFFFLRSPTPWPCPVKWGEPSKVSTAEPVLTREEQSRATKLLRVHGAAVDLKTCLSESNLAAAMATGSPRPPPPPPSPRTASNAKGMDPSVYDMMKSLRAAKAAQALGEKVTAKSEPGSDTPLSGTKRKLADDATKQGLPRHEPSTPLDHAHGSSSGAAPPGFSTQRASKSSVRDHDPVPKPRHTPDLPDGGDTAGWEAARRMLQSIVAPSRERAFSAAKPSDVIESSFVTMLEAANCVSFSLGYALELEEKLAAREREADALRRELTKAKAELAGARKASAGEARSARAAALEEYLGSTEHELRLANHALTGYERGMEHMKRAALRRYPHLDPEQLVVPPDGGGP; encoded by the exons ATGCCTTCCTCTgcttcgtcgtcgtcgtcctcctccctcTACATCATCGGCGCGCGCGCACCGGACGCCGCCCTCGACGGCGGCGATACCGACGATgacgccagcggcggcggcgcgctctCGAGGCCCGTGGCCGAACGCTTCGCGTCCTCCTTCCTTACCCAGGAGTCCCTCGACGCCCTGTGCAGGAAGTACGGCGTCCCGGATCAGTTCAAGGCgatcctccccgccggccaccatcgcgcgtgctcgccgccgcccccggggACCGTCTGCGTGTACGCGCAGGCGCTGGAGGCCGGGATGCGCGTCCCGCTGCACGGCTTCTTCTGCGAGGTGCTCGCCCACTTCGGCGTCGCGCCGAGCCAGATCGCGCCCAACGGGTGGCGCGTCATGGCGGGCTTCCTCGTCCTCTGCCACTTCGCCGGCGTGCCCCCGTCGCTCGCCGTGTTCCGGCATTTCTTCTCGCTGTGCGCACACAAGCTCAAGGGGTGGTACTGGTTCCGGGGCAAGGACTCCGCCGGCGCGCTCATCAAGGGACTGCCACTGTCTCTCAAGGGGTGGAAGGAGGGGTTCTTCTTCCTCAGGTCGCCGACGCCGTGGCCGTGCCCCGTGAAGTGGGGCGAGCCGTCAAAGGTCTCCACCGCTGAGCCGGTGCTCACCagagaggagcagagcagggctaCTAAACTGCTCCGTGTTCATGGCGCCGCGGTCGATCTCAAGACGTGTCTTTCCGAGAGCAACCTCGCGGCCGCCATGGCCACTGGCTCACcgagaccgccgccgccgccgccttctcctcGTACTGCAAGTAACGCCAAAG GGATGGATCCATCCGTCTACGACATGATGAAGAGTCTGCGAGCGGCGAAGGCCGCGCAGGCTTTGGGGGAGAAGGTGACCGCGAAGAGCGAGCCCGGCAGCGACACGCCGTTGTCCGGGACGAAGAGGAAGCTCGCGGATGACGCCACGAAGCAGGGTCTGCCTCGCCATGAGCCGAGCACGCCGCTCGATCATGCCCACGGCTCGTCGTCCGGCGCGGCGCCGCCGGGCTTCTCCACCCAGAGGGCATCAAAGAGTAGTGTCCGTGACCACGATCCGGTTCCAAAGCCGCGGCACACGCCTGACTTACCTGACGGGGGCGACACCGCCGGCTGGGAGGCCGCGCGGCGGATGCTGCAGAGCATCGTCGCGCCGTCGCGGGAGCGGGCGTTCTCGGCGGCGAAGCCCTCCGACGTCATCGAATCGAGCTTCGTCACAATGCTGGAG GCCGCGAACTGCGTGTCGTTCTCGCTGGGCTACGCGCTGGAGCTGGAGGAGAAGCTGGCAGCGCGGGAGCGCGAGGCGGACGCGCTGCGGCGGGAGCTGACGAAGGCGAAGGCCGAGCTCGCCGGGGCCAGGAAGGCGAGCGCGGGGGAGGCGAGGAGcgccagggcggcggcgctggaggagtACCTGGGGTCCACGGAGCACGAGCTCCGGCTGGCGAATCACGCGCTGACCGGGTACGAGCGCGGCATGGAGCACATGAAGCGCGCCGCGCTGCGCCGGTACCCGCACCTCGACCCGGAGCAGCTCGTCGTGCCGCCGGACGGCGGCGGGCCGTAG